A genomic stretch from Ureibacillus composti includes:
- a CDS encoding RluA family pseudouridine synthase, which yields MTVVKYTIESEIAGERIDKAVSTFEAEWSRNQIAGWISDGILKVNGEEVKAKYKVREGDVIEIDIPEPEPLEVIPEEMDLEIVYEDSDVLVVNKPKGMVVHPAPGHLTGTLVNGLMHHCKDLSGINGILRPGIVHRIDKDTSGLLMVAKNDVAHNSLVEQLVNKTVTRKYTALVHGHIAHDKGTIDAPIGRDPKDRQKQAIVDNGKHAVTHFHVLARLGGKYTLVECKLETGRTHQIRIHMNYIGYPLVGDPKYGPKKTIDFGGQVLHAGVLGFIHPITKEYLEFEAPLPDDFKQLLEQLREEN from the coding sequence ATGACAGTAGTAAAATATACAATTGAATCTGAAATTGCAGGAGAGCGTATTGATAAAGCAGTATCAACGTTTGAGGCAGAATGGTCCCGCAATCAAATTGCAGGTTGGATTTCAGATGGTATTTTAAAAGTAAATGGTGAAGAAGTTAAAGCGAAATATAAAGTAAGAGAAGGGGACGTTATCGAAATAGATATTCCTGAACCTGAGCCTCTTGAAGTAATCCCAGAGGAAATGGATTTAGAGATTGTATATGAAGACTCGGACGTACTTGTAGTTAATAAACCAAAAGGTATGGTCGTACATCCAGCACCTGGTCATTTAACTGGTACATTAGTGAATGGCTTAATGCATCATTGTAAAGACCTTTCAGGAATTAACGGCATTTTAAGACCAGGTATTGTACACCGTATTGATAAAGATACGTCTGGTTTACTTATGGTAGCGAAAAATGACGTAGCTCACAATTCACTAGTAGAACAATTAGTAAATAAAACAGTAACTCGAAAATATACTGCGCTTGTTCATGGTCATATTGCACACGATAAAGGGACGATCGATGCCCCGATTGGACGAGACCCAAAAGACCGTCAAAAACAAGCAATTGTTGATAATGGGAAACATGCTGTAACACATTTTCATGTTCTAGCACGATTAGGTGGGAAGTATACATTAGTGGAGTGTAAATTAGAAACTGGTCGTACACATCAAATTCGTATCCACATGAATTATATCGGGTACCCCTTAGTTGGTGATCCAAAATACGGACCGAAGAAAACGATTGATTTTGGTGGACAGGTACTTCATGCGGGAGTTCTTGGCTTTATTCATCCGATAACAAAGGAATATTTAGAATTTGAAGCCCCATTACCAGATGATTTTAAACAGTTACTTGAACAATTACGAGAAGAAAACTAA
- the lspA gene encoding signal peptidase II, producing the protein MYKYYGLAALVVLLDQWTKWLVVKNMELGERIAIWDPWFGILSHRNRGAAWGMLQGKLWIFVIVTLVVIAGIIYYYHKEAKGKPLFQISLMVLLGGALGNFIDRLFRGEVVDFADVLIPIINYDFPIFNIADAALTISVIMLIFVLLKEEREEKKKVKQ; encoded by the coding sequence ATGTATAAATATTATGGTTTAGCTGCTTTAGTTGTCCTTTTAGATCAATGGACTAAATGGCTAGTTGTTAAAAATATGGAACTCGGTGAACGAATCGCAATTTGGGATCCCTGGTTTGGAATCTTATCGCACCGCAATCGTGGTGCAGCTTGGGGTATGTTACAGGGGAAATTATGGATCTTTGTTATCGTCACATTAGTTGTCATTGCTGGAATTATTTATTACTACCATAAAGAAGCAAAAGGCAAGCCACTATTTCAAATTTCCCTAATGGTTCTGTTAGGAGGAGCCCTTGGGAATTTTATCGATCGACTATTCCGTGGAGAAGTAGTAGACTTTGCTGATGTATTAATTCCAATTATTAATTATGACTTCCCAATTTTTAATATTGCAGATGCTGCATTAACAATTTCCGTTATCATGTTAATTTTTGTATTACTTAAAGAAGAGCGAGAAGAAAAGAAAAAGGTGAAACAATGA
- the pyrR gene encoding bifunctional pyr operon transcriptional regulator/uracil phosphoribosyltransferase PyrR, whose amino-acid sequence MTQITELLDSPSMNRALTRIAHEIIERNKGIDECIIVGIKTRGAFLARRISERIEKIEGKPIRTGELDITLYRDDLSVKNDSGEALVKQVDIDYSVKDQKIVLVDDVLYTGRTVRAALDAVMDLGRPSQIQLAVLVDRGHRELPIRADYVGKNIPTSGSERIVVKLTEVDGVDNVSLHKTN is encoded by the coding sequence ATGACACAAATTACTGAACTACTAGACAGTCCTTCGATGAACAGAGCGTTGACGAGAATTGCACATGAAATCATCGAACGAAATAAAGGAATTGACGAATGTATCATTGTTGGCATTAAAACAAGAGGAGCATTTTTAGCAAGAAGAATCTCTGAAAGAATTGAAAAGATCGAAGGGAAACCAATTCGAACAGGAGAACTAGATATAACACTTTATCGTGATGACCTATCAGTAAAAAATGATAGTGGTGAAGCTCTTGTTAAACAAGTGGATATTGATTATAGCGTAAAAGATCAAAAAATTGTGCTCGTAGATGATGTGTTATATACAGGACGAACTGTACGCGCTGCATTAGATGCGGTAATGGATTTAGGAAGGCCATCACAAATTCAACTAGCCGTTTTAGTAGATCGAGGACACCGAGAATTACCGATTCGAGCAGATTATGTGGGAAAAAATATTCCGACATCAGGCTCTGAAAGAATCGTCGTAAAGCTGACAGAAGTAGATGGAGTAGATAACGTATCGCTTCATAAAACAAATTAA